The Brassica rapa cultivar Chiifu-401-42 chromosome A10, CAAS_Brap_v3.01, whole genome shotgun sequence genome segment GTCTCTGTAGTTTCTCATACTCCTTCCTACATTCAATGTATTCCAACAATGAATACAATTATATAATACTTCAAACCATATCAATATTTGCTAACCTTTTTTGAGTATTCACGGCTTCTCTTTCTTCACTAGTACTGTTCAAATCGTAGCTgccatagagagagagagagaaacaagtTGAGAATCTCAAAATGAGTGAAATAAAGCAAAGGAGACTTGGTTAAAAACTCACACTCCGAGTAAGAAGAGCCACACTTCTGCACGAATACTTGGATCAACACCCTACAATAAAACGCATATAATCAGAACCACAAGTAGGATGAATCAAAGAAGTACAATTAAAAGATGACTCACTCTGCTTCTAACTCTCTTTAAAAAACCAACTCCACCATCACGGAGTTTGCCCTCCGGTGTAGATAAACTCCTCCATTGATGCAGCGTCAAAGGCCATTTTCTTTTCCGGCGAGACCACGGGGACTTCCGCCGGCTTCTAACACAAGAAAGGAAACCAAGTCAAGCGTCGTTAAGCtaaaatcaatcaatcaatcaatctaACAGCAAAAGTAAAGGAACAATCCGAACAAATTAAAGAAACCTTTTTGATCCAATCTATAGAGACTTAAGATCACATCTAAATAATCCAAATCTGAAGAGGTACTTACCGATCGGAAGAAGTTACTGAAGATGGAGACGATAGATTAGCCACAAAGAGAACAGATCGGAGATGGATCCACGAcgaaggagaagaagacgaggaagaggaagatgaaaatgaagaagagtTGGAGGAAGGAGgtgaagtagaagaagaagaagatggcaaGGAAATGGAAGAAGGTAACGGAGAAGATGAGTTTCCAGACGACGTTGAAGTGTGGCTTCGCCGTAACGCCTTCATTTGATTCTCAACTTTTaatctaaatcacaaactcgaAAAGTCTCCGTCTTGCATCACAGATCTACCAAACCTTCACTTTAAGCATCGCCATTCTTCGATATCAAACGGCGAATCTCCGCCGGTGTCTGAGAAACGGCGGTGGGAATCCGGCATGAGAGTTCAAGCTAATGACCGATTTGCCCTCCCCCAATCACTATCTATCACTATGATTCGCTAACGCGACATCTTCTTCAGCACGCCGaaactgaacaaaaaaaatgaagatgaagaagaaagaagaaagaagaaagaagaaacaaaagctaAAGCACACAACAACTGAAGCCCATCTTAACCACTTTGCTCTTTCTTTTTCAgctcttgtcttttttttttttctttttttctctttttcaaaATAACTTTAGGCGCGTGTACTAGCGTTCGCTTTAAACATGCACGCGCATTAAATCTTCACGCGATATGGTAGGTGAATTCGAGTGATTTAACGTCGTCGTTTGGTTCTAGTCCTCGTTCGTTGATTTTTACGCGATAAATATCAACAATCGGAAGTGACCAACAAAGATGCGCCACGTGTCgagtaacattaaaaaagtCAAAAGCTAGAGATTTTCATTGCGTCTCAGACTTTACCGCGGCTTTTAAGGAACATAATGATGATTAATTTTGGTAGATcttcaagaaaaaaattaatctcTGCTAGAAAAAGACAAATCTAATCATCGAATGTTGTCCTAATGGACCTACATCTACTCAATGTAGATTAGCACCATGGCTATGAATACAAGTGTATGGTGGTTGCTCGTACCAaaatactctattttagaatagTTTTTGTTTGGTAGGATATTGAAAATGTGTCGCAACTCTATAGCAATTAGCAGAGAAAATGCTTCATACAGTGAAAGTGTCATCTGAGTTAGGATATATTTTCTGGTCTGATGTTATAGATAAGAGAAAAACGACATTATTTCTTCattgataatttttttgtcattacTCAATTCATTAACAATTATCAATCACAAATGACTGATTATATGAAGATTACTTGTCAATTAAACTAAAAGTGTAAATGGTGATTACTAATCAGTAATCAATTAGAAGCTATGTTTGATATGTAAATCAAACCTTTTCTAAGACAAACCAAATCTGCAGTAGCCATTTCTTTTTAGCATATTTATACATAAACAGTGACTGGAAagaattgattaatattaatatgattaatatgCTGTTTATTGTGTATTTTGTTGTCACTTGTGAGTCGTTAAAGTGTAACAGAACcgaataaagagaaaataactatgcttttttctttcttttttttttgactgacATAAAGCAAAAGACATCTTATTAAATGTAGCCGCGTATGTTATCAAACAAAAACTATGGAATATAATTAGTATATTAAATTTACAAAGCATATGGAATAGAATTATGGCCTATTAAGGTCAATATACAAATTATGGATGGAAATTGCagatatgtgatttttttttattaattggcGAACATGGTCATTGATCGTGGGTTGATTACACTTATGTTCTTCACATCACTGTACGAGAAGTCACCTGCTACCGGCAAAACATATATACTTGTAAAGGAAACATGTAAAAGGATTTTAAGACATGCCAATTTCATCCGGATATCTGGATCAGTAACCGTTCGTTTCCGAAGTATCTTCACCGCAGTAGATACTCGCATCTCCTCCATACTACCAAACAGCTCCGGCCAGTAAGGTTTATCGttgatgttcttcttcttcttcaacttcgGTTTTCGGGGAATTTCACCGCAAGGAAGTCCTGTTACGATGCCAAACTCACGCAGCGAAAACCTAATGGGTTTTCCGGCGAATCGAAACCAAGCTTCATGTTTTTTTTCCACCTTAAGCTGACGCGACAGTAGAAATCTGGCAAATCTACCGGAGAACGCGGGTTTTTCTGCAATCTCTACGAGCTTACCGAATGAAGACTCTCGCAGGTACTGGATCTCCTCTTCGTTGAGAGAATTaatgatgttgttgatggctcgggaAGACTGGTACGTCAAAACCCTTACTCCAACGGGTTCCTCTCCCTCCGCAAACATCATTGGAGGTAACTCGACTTCGGGTTCATCGCCTATGTCTTCTCCAGATTCGACCACTCTAGAACCAACCATTTCGGATAGATGAGAGATAACAAATCGACGACAGTACAACCGAGTGAGATCTGGCTTTTGACTGAgacgataaataattttacgATTTGGGTTTGAGAAAAGACAGTTGTGCTATTTGGGATTTAATAAAAAGAGGAGACTGTTCGGGTTTTTGCAGAAAAGAGAAAGGGTTATTCAACTGTCCCGATACTTTGCATCATTATTACTTTGGCGTGCAACCGTTTCAATCTCCAATTACGACAGACAGGTGGCCGACCCCTGTATTTCCCTTTTCTTAGGAAAATAGGGACAATTTCGGTATTATCATAAAAGTAACAGTATCGTATCCACTTAGCTAATAAATTTCTGATTCGTTGATATGCACTGCAAAAACCCTAGAATTATTCTGATAATGTACTAgttgtattttatttaaatattacttATGAAAATATACTTGCATGTTCTTGGGACTATAATTGTCCTTAAATGATATTCCGATTAACAAAGAAGAGAAGCTAATGAGATTTGAATGAGTAGATTTAGTTCGTTGGATAGAGAAGACTTGCAAGACTAGTTGCCAAGTTGTAGGTATAtaataacattattattttataggGACAAACACTTGGTTGCTTGAAAGATAAGTTTTTGTCTATGCAAATACAGAAACTGCAATGATAAGTTTGCTCACTGCTTGATAGAGAGCTTTGCAGAGCAGAAAACACACAACAATCGAtgatttttgtttatgtttccCTCAACAATGCTATAGTGTCTACCAACGTAAGCAACAACAGTGTTGAGTCAACACCAGTCTGTTGTCCAATCAAAACATAGAACGGTCTAGTTTGTAAGCGGATTAATGGTTACAACAatcatctcctatatattatttgagaagcattgcaacatttttttgtagccacgtgtcatcactagaatgattcttaaaatttttagagaaataggttggtccatttaaatatataataagctttttattaaaccataataaatacattattaatgtgattcattatttccttaaataagattatgaaatttcctaatgtggctaaagtatatatgacaattaatgattttgaataataaagatttgataaaaataagtgtgcattataattatatttgtttaattttaagctactaaaataaattaaacaatcatagtaactatataataaatatttttttttgtcatctactttacagactcatatagactctgcgAACCAAACTGGGAGATCTTGATCAATGTGAACTACAAAAGACGTTGCCTTCCTAGCGCTACGGGCTAAGCTATCCGCCTGCTTGTTCTGCATGCAGgctaaactatataataaatattaaaaaaaatatttatatattatattttgaatttttaaaaacgagtataaattactaaaactgttaaaaatttcacattcaaattttgtgatctatgatttaaaacttttgttatgacatgatacaaataattaaaaaataatataagttgaaagccTCATTTagtaagtatcaaaaataaaagatatataaatatatgtatcattttaaattaaactatatgccatataaaaatacataaatatcgtaattttgaaatttactttgaatattttttgataaaaaatttgaaaaaatattgacaacttatttttttaaaatattataaattacttaaaccattattcccacagtgaaaattttgttatcactaatttatattttttgctataacagatataaatgataaaaaaaaatatgaacaaaaaacatcatctaataaatattaatattaacatataccatatatatgttactatcatttaaatttaattatatatcgtatcaaatagaaaaaatattttttcgatttattaaatttatttatatgttcgcaccaatttaattatataagtagtagataatgactttttaattattcaatatatatttattatttcataatatgctataaacaaataatttttatatataatgttcatcccgtgcaagacgcgggtcttaacctagttaaaTACTAAAAGCAAATCTAGGATAGGCGACTTTGATATCTACTGACCAAAACTCTAGGACTTGAACATAACCAAGTGAAGTAATGGTTTAAGATCTCTATAATTTCAAAagctaatatacataaattcTAAAACtcttaaattattaaatttcatTATTTAATTGTTCATAGCCACAAAATCCTTATGCAAAACTCATTAATGATGATAAGTAACAAGTTGATAACATTATAAGTTCCATGACATTTGCAGTCTCAAACTATCTTTTATAGTAAAATTTATCAATCTATTCTTTGTTGATTTTGATTTTCAGTAAAAGCATATAAAATACATGAGATTTTGATTTGAATGATGGCTAGAAGGGTGTGATGCATACATATAAACGCTTCTGTATTGTAGTCTAAATGTATAAGCATTTTTATTTCTCATAATCCTATCATCTAGTCTGAAAAATGTTCTGAATCATAGACCTTGGTGATTCTTGAGCTGCATATTCTAACTGAAGCTGTTCATCATTTGTAAGTCTCCATCCCATAGCACCCAAGTTATCCTCAACATGTCTAACCGACTTTATACCCGGTATAGGCACTGTCCCTTTGCATATACACCAGTTTATTGCGACCTGAGGCATAGTCTTTCCTCGTTTCTCCGCGATCTCTCTCAGTGCTTCAAGCAGAGGCTCTAGTCCAGGAAGAATCTGTCCAAATAGCAATGATCTGTtacaagaaaacaagaaaatgttcAAGCATAGTTACAAACAAGAAACACTATGGATAAGCCTGGAGAGTACTTAACCGAGGACCAGTGGGAAGCTCTGAAGAGGAGTATTTCCCGGTTAGCATTCCTAGACCAAGAGGACTATAAGAGATCAAACGAATCCCGAGCTCGTCGCATACTCTCTTGATCTCTTGTTGCTCTTTTCCGTAGCTTAGCAATGAGAACTGCACCTGAGCAGAACATAAAGGAACCCCTCTGGTTTTGAGGTAATCATGGATCTTCACAAGCTGTTGAGGTCCATAGTTACTGACTCCAACAGCTCGAACTAGcccctgaaaaaaaaaagaagaggaacTGGTATCATCAACTCTCCAAAGAGCTTAATGTACTTTAAAGAGATTGCGTATTCCAGTAGATTACAAAGCAACCTTCTCGTACATTGCCACTAGACCATCCCAAAGAGCAAGTTCTTGTAGAGGCGCGTAGTTTGCTGTTGACCAGTGAAGCTGTCCGATCCCGAGCTGGTCTATCTGAAGCCGGTCTAAAGAAGCGCTGAAAACATGAAAAgaacatatattttatcatcaaaTCTCCAACACACCCGAAGTAGAAGTACAAAAGGGAGACAAAACCGATGAGTTAAAGAGACCTGCAAGCATTCACAAACTGTCCTGAAGTTAACCGCCATGGATAAGCTGCAAACTTGGTAGCTATTACAACTTCACTTTGTTTCCCTTTTAATGCTGACATTTCGAAATCAGACACAATAGTAACGGTTTCAGACAGCTTCAAAGACAACAATTGGATCATTAAGACAAACTAAATTGCAGTAAACCTTGAGATTGTTTGATGAATTGCCCCAAAAGTCTCTCACTTTGGCCATTGAGCCGACCAGTGCCATAAGAATCTGCGGTATCAAACAAATTGATTCCGTTTTCCAAAGCCAGCTCGAAAGCTTGTTGAAGCTGATCGTCCATGGAAGTCTGGTAACCCCAAAGAAGCTGATTGCCCCAAGCCCATGTCCCAAAACCCATCGGAGAAACATTCAGAGGACCCATTTTGACCTAACACAATCGAAAGGAGAAACCTTTGATGACGTATATGTGTCTAAGTTGTGCATGTAAAGGCGTTTACCTTTTGCCATGGCCAGAAAAGAGGGAGCTTGAGGGGCTTAAAGGAGGTTGTGTTTGAGCAGTTAATGTTGGTGAAGGTCTTTGTGGTGGACAGTGTGAGCGCCA includes the following:
- the LOC103844833 gene encoding pyridoxal reductase, chloroplastic isoform X2, which produces MGPLNVSPMGFGTWAWGNQLLWGYQTSMDDQLQQAFELALENGINLFDTADSYGTGRLNGQSERLLGQFIKQSQALKGKQSEVVIATKFAAYPWRLTSGQFVNACSASLDRLQIDQLGIGQLHWSTANYAPLQELALWDGLVAMYEKGLVRAVGVSNYGPQQLVKIHDYLKTRGVPLCSAQVQFSLLSYGKEQQEIKRVCDELGIRLISYSPLGLGMLTGKYSSSELPTGPRSLLFGQILPGLEPLLEALREIAEKRGKTMPQVAINWCICKGTVPIPGIKSVRHVEDNLGAMGWRLTNDEQLQLEYAAQESPRSMIQNIFQTR
- the LOC103844833 gene encoding pyridoxal reductase, chloroplastic isoform X1, which translates into the protein MALTLSTTKTFTNINCSNTTSFKPLKLPLFWPWQKVKMGPLNVSPMGFGTWAWGNQLLWGYQTSMDDQLQQAFELALENGINLFDTADSYGTGRLNGQSERLLGQFIKQSQALKGKQSEVVIATKFAAYPWRLTSGQFVNACSASLDRLQIDQLGIGQLHWSTANYAPLQELALWDGLVAMYEKGLVRAVGVSNYGPQQLVKIHDYLKTRGVPLCSAQVQFSLLSYGKEQQEIKRVCDELGIRLISYSPLGLGMLTGKYSSSELPTGPRSLLFGQILPGLEPLLEALREIAEKRGKTMPQVAINWCICKGTVPIPGIKSVRHVEDNLGAMGWRLTNDEQLQLEYAAQESPRSMIQNIFQTR